Proteins from a single region of Eremothecium gossypii ATCC 10895 chromosome VI, complete sequence:
- the CUE3 gene encoding Cue3p (Syntenic homolog of Saccharomyces cerevisiae YGL110C (CUE3)), translated as MSRQPRILEFGAEEKVSLPIVKFPPFGLRAALVEKDPVVWVQLLETYVTHLQYLMAQGRIDKIDGTTHERLVVFVQAYLHEMAEEDGKVLSLGMNMEVQRQLAALRRMVLVVVRSCGLLHLQIFSDAMWNLVRVYVREYPDTVRSLIEGSLQPVINTQKASLNRVYQVQQYVQQRVEANRFTRGDLKALEDLLAARSRAANTFVLSFVNVQWVNILEGMYQNESNARLRTWARNLGVLSYLSASETRLEELLRELDVVSLQTLAVFPLLGSLLISAAFRERMPRLYIKVPFLALVDYDGVEEESPPVDPVAADKAALATVHELFPQVTEYQVAQLLLTHENNVELVINDLFEDPTLLDRIPAEEPTKPPLKVANNRSKKKELRLRDRIVRKQLAYSSNVPDEVRNKTLTQALRLLYENDGDERDDTYDEAETLHPTGERVQVEAAESPETSQYDRVEAHLWELLKKDKSLFTREQRGSANRRDLKQSTLWSDEQIEGWARMLERSPRRAQILEEKYMFAGNVRTGKKKFTQNSGDQPAQSTEEPAASPRSDSNSAGRKQAPPSKKQFAGNERNKRSRANHNRKAARGKKVSRGSEPQP; from the coding sequence ATGAGCAGGCAGCCGCGAATCCTTGAGTTTGGGGCGGAGGAGAAGGTCAGCTTGCCGATTGTGAAGTTCCCGCCGTTCGGGCTGAGGGCGGCGTTGGTGGAGAAGGACCCGGTCGTGTGggtgcagctgctggaaACGTACGTGACGCACCTGCAGTACCTGATGGCGCAGGGCAGGATCGACAAGATAGACGGGACCACGCACGAGCGGCTGGTGGTGTTTGTGCAGGCGTACCTGCACGAGATGGCGGAAGAGGACGGGAAGGTGCTTTCGCTGGGGATGAATATGGAGGTGCAGCGGCAGCTagcggcgctgcggcgcaTGGTACTGGTGGTGGTTCGCAGCTGCGGACTGCTGCACCTGCAGATATTCTCGGACGCGATGTGGAACCTGGTGCGGGTGTATGTGCGCGAGTATCCGGACACCGTGCGCAGCCTGATCGAGGGCAGCCTGCAGCCTGTGATCAACACGCAGAAGGCCAGTCTGAACCGGGTGTACCAGGTCCAGCAGTatgtgcagcagcgcgtgGAGGCCAATCGGTTCACGCGGGGCGATCTGAAGGCGCTGGAGGATCTGCTGGCTGCGCGGAGCCGAGCCGCCAACACGTTCGTATTGTCGTTCGTGAACGTACAATGGGTGAACATCTTGGAGGGCATGTACCAGAACGAGTCGAACGCGCGGCTGCGCACATGGGCCAGGAACCTCGGTGTGCTGAGCTACCTGTCTGCGTCGGAGACGcggctggaggagctgctgcgcgaaCTGGACGTTGTGAGCCTACAGACGCTAGCCGTGTTCCCGCTGCTTGGCTCGCTGCTGATTTCAGCTGCGTTCAGAGAGCGCATGCCGCGGCTCTACATCAAGGTTCCCTTCTTGGCTCTGGTGGACTACGATGGCGTCGAAGAAGAGTCGCCACCCGTGGATCCAGTTGCCGCAGACAAAGCTGCCCTTGCGACAGTGCACGAGCTGTTCCCGCAGGTTACAGAATACCAGGTTGCACAGCTACTGCTTACCCATGAAAATAACGTCGAATTGGTGATTAACGATCTATTCGAAGACCCCACGCTGCTAGACAGAATCCCCGCTGAAGAGCCCACGAAGCCGCCGCTGAAGGTCGCTAACAATCGCAGCAAGAAGAAAGAGCTACGGCTCCGTGATAGAATAGTGCGAAAGCAGCTTGCCTACAGCTCGAATGTTCCTGACGAGGTACGCAACAAGACCCTGACACAGGCATTACGCCTCCTGTACGAAAATGATGGCGACGAACGTGATGACACCTACGATGAGGCGGAGACGCTACACCCCACTGGTGAGAGAGTCCAGGTTGAGGCAGCAGAATCTCCAGAAACGTCTCAGTACGACCGAGTTGAAGCTCATCTTTGGGAATTATTGAAGAAAGACAAATCTCTATTTACCAGAGAGCAGAGGGGATCCGCCAATCGCAGAGATCTCAAACAGTCAACTTTGTGGTCCGACGAACAGATAGAAGGCTGGGCTCGTATGCTAGAAAGAAGTCCGAGACGAGCGCAGATATTGGAGGAAAAGTACATGTTTGCAGGGAATGTGCGCACAGGTAAGAAGAAGTTCACGCAAAACAGCGGTGACCAGCCTGCGCAGTCCACGGAAGAACCCGCAGCAAGCCCTAGGAGCGACAGCAATAGTGCCGGTCGGAAGCAGGCACCTCCCTCGAAGAAACAGTTTGCCGGCAACGAAAGAAATAAGCGTTCGCGCGCTAACCACAATAGAAAGGCCGCCCGTGGTAAAAAGGTTAGCCGCGGTAGTGAGCCACAACCATGA